The following DNA comes from Sorex araneus isolate mSorAra2 chromosome 5, mSorAra2.pri, whole genome shotgun sequence.
AAGTAAATTCTCTCCCCACCCACGCCCCAAAGCAGGAGATAAGAGGTAACCGGGGTCGGAGAGGTTACGGGGAGGTTAGGGGTGCCTGGCCCGTGGCTGCCAGTCAAGGCCCCAAGCACAACAGAGGTGATCTCTGGGAaccaggtatgccccctccctgcccccacgaaagaagaggaaaagaaacgcGGAAACAGGAATGGCTAGCAGGTCCAAAATAACACTCATCTAATGATTAGTTTTCCTTTGTGAAATAACTTTCCAGTTTGGAGCTGACCTGGCTCAGAAGGGCGGGGGTGACTAATTTACTGTGCAGAGACAAAACTGGTGCCCTGCAAAAATCAACAGGAAACCAAAGAGTTGCAAGAAAGtatcccataaccatgccattcTTGCCGAGATAAAAACATTTGGTCACAGCATAAACCAAGCCAAGAACGGAGAACAGAGTAAGTCATTGCTTGCCCTCAGTTCAGGGGAAAAGCTTTTTACAAACtttctgggcttggggccacGCTCTTCGAGCCTCCGGGGTTCCCCTGGAGTCTctgggaaccatctgtggtgcccaGATTCGacacgcaaagcaagtgcctccccTCCTTACCATCTTCCCAACCTCTCAAACAAGAGTCTGGGGTGCTGtgggcttgtttgtttttgggtttctgctttggtttttgggtcacactggcaatgctcaggggttactcctggctgtgctcaggggaccatgtgggacgctggaaactgaatcagggtcagcgtgtgcaaggctaacgcccgccccgctgtgctgtcactcccaCCCTCAAACGAGAGTTCTAACAGGAAATCAAACTTCACGATCCTGCTACCAAGCTGTGAAAACCCCTTTCTATGCACGCACTCTCTGGCCCTCAGTCTGGGACTAGGAAGAAATCCCCAGACCATTTCCCAGAGAAGTGAGTCCGGACCGGATCGGAGAGGAAAGCCGTGAAGACCAGGCCACGCCAGGCACCTGGACCCAGCAGCTCTCTGGTCCCTGCCCGCCACGCTCTCCTGACTGTTCTTCCAGCAGGTGCTGGCTCAGGTTCACACCTGTGGGCAGGACGCCCCAGGAAGCGGCCCGCTCCGACGGCTACTTCTTCTCCCCCCTCtgctgcccagccctggcccgtGCTCGGTGCTTGCCTACAGCCCAGAGCAGTGGCCACCCGAGTGTAACCCCAGACACAGCGGAGGAAGCAAACACTACCCGGAGAGAAGCAGAAGCCCTGAGGCCAGGTGCAGAGTGAAGCCCCCGTCCAGGGCCTCCTCGCCCTGATGAGCTCGGCCGGGAGCTGCGCGCCCACCCCCAGCCGACCCAGCGAGGGGCAAGAGCCAAGAAACTGAAATCTGTCTCCCTTACCCGCCTCCTGGAAGGCCCACACAAACGGACAAAGCAGCCAGGACCAACGAGGCCAGATGTGGGGAGGGGCTGTCCCAGCCCACCCTAGTAGGTGGGAGGTCCCATGGGGCCAGACACATTCCAGTGTTTCTAGAACTCAGGGGGAGCCACGGCAGGCCCCCGTGACTGCCGGGCGAGGCCGTCAGGACGGACAccaccagggtgtggccccaacaaaccaggatccctccctcctgcccccctcaggCCCCCTCCACGCCGAGTGTTCAATGCTGACTCGGGGGTGCAACCGGCGCGAAGCTGGTCTGCCCGAACCTCCCCGCTAGGGGGCGCCGGTGCTCAGCGCGCTCTGGTCCCTTTGCAGATGCCCTGTACGACTGCTCCTCCCTGCACCGGAGGAACTACCGCATCTCAGGCGTGTACAAGCTGCCTGCGGACGACTTCCTGGGCAGCCCCGAGCTGGAGGTGAGACGGGCTCAGTCACGCCCACTCTGGGCCTTAGCGGAGAGCCACAGAGCCGAGCGCGTCTACGGGTAACCTAGCCCAGCACCGCCGGGCCCTCGCCTGCGGTCGGCTCCGCCCCACTGTCCAGCCGTCCCCTCGCTGCCTGAACCCCCTGTGTCTCGGGGGAGGAAAGGTCCGAGGAAGTCCACCGCAGTGCCCGGACCCCCCCTCCAAAGCCCTCTGCCACCGCCCTCAGGCTGCAGCCGGCCCGTCAGCCCCCGGCGGGTGCCCCCGTCCCTGCTCTGTGGGAGGGCCAGCGGGCTGGCCTCCCCGCACCCGCTGCCCTCCTGTCTGCCAGGTGTTCTGCGACATGGAGACCTCGGGCGGGGGCTGGACCGTGATCCAGAGGCGCCAGAGCGGCCTCGTGTCCTTCTACCGGGACTGGGCGCAGTACAGGCAGGGCTTCGGCAGCACCCGCGGGGACTTCTGGCTGGGCAACGAGAACATCCACCGGCTCTCCCGACGGCCCACCCGGCTGCGCGTGGAGATGGAggtaacgccccccccccaccccgacaagGGCCTGTGCTGCCCACGCCGTCCCTCGGGTGGCAGTGCGGCTGGGGGGGACGGGCTTTTTCAAACAAACTCAGACTGCAGGAGCACAGACGAGGCGGACGCCGGTCGCACACACAGCTGTCCCAGACCCTGGGCCGGGCCCTGCCCCAGGCACCACGCAGGCCGTGCGCACCGCCATGTCGCTGGCAGGACCCTTGCCAAATCCCTCCCGCGTCACCACGTCTGCgactgccctccctctctccctccctccctcccttcctttcttccttccttccttccttccttccttcctctccttccttcttttccttccttccttccttccttccttccttccttccttccttccttccttccttccttccttcctccctccctccctcccttccttccgctgggggcaggcgggcccaggggtgcttggtggctgctcctggctcggggctcgggggcagttcccaggcagtgctggggccccaCGCCTGACGCCAGCCCCCCTCGCTGAGCTGGTTCCCCGCCCCTAACTGTGCTCCCGGCACCTACGAGCAGGACAGAGCAAATCACAGTCCTACGccccagggccggggcagggagggacgcGCGAGACAGACTCTCGGGGCCACAGAGCTGAGCCGCGGACCCGAGTGGCGAAAGCTTTGTAGAGGGCGGCGGGGCAGGGCACGTGGCTGAGGCCGGCTCCCGGCAGGACTGGGAGGGCAGCGTGCACCACGCCGAGTACAGCCACTTCGCGCTGAGCGACGAGCTCAACAGCTACAGGCTCTCCCTGGGGAACTACAGCGGCAGCGTGGGGAAGGACGCCCTGGGCTACCACAACAACACGGCCTTCAGCACCAAGGACAAGGACAACGACAACTGCCTGGACCCGTGCGCCCAGCTCCGCAGAGGTGAGCGCCCAGCCagcccaggggcggggggcggggggcgggccccccccccccccccgctccaggCACACTTGCCTGGCACTCACGCTGTGTCTCGGGCAGGGGGGTACTGGTACAACTGCTGCACGGACTCCAACCTCAACGGCGTCTACTACGGCCTCGGGGAGCACACCGCGCACCTGGACGGCATCAGCTGGTATGGCTGGCATGGCGCCAGCTACTCCCTCAAACGGGTGGAGATGAAAATCCGCCCTGAAAACTTCCAGCCGTGACAGGAGGCTGCCGTGACACGGGCCGGGGACACagggccggggaggagggggagtctCTGCAAGGACACTGCAGTCAGAGGAGCGTGAAGGCCTCAGGCCCGGAacacggcgggggagggggcccgcCCAGCGAGGGCAGACGGATCCCAGCTGACTTTCCTGAGAGGAAACGGGACCCACCTCCACCCACTTGCTCTAAGACACAAATCACACGAGgacagaacttttcttttttttgctaatATTAAATCTGGTTCTCAGAGGAAAGCGTGGGTGCTGGAGAAAGGCGTGAAAGAGGCTGGTGGGGAAGCCGAGTCAGCTTTTAGCAGGCAACACTGTTTTGCAGACAACACCTGCTGGGGGTGAGCCGCCCCAGGCTGCGCTGGCCTGGCAGCCCTCGGGCACTGCCCTGAGGCCTGGGCACGCACAGGGGCCCCCGGGAGCCCTACGGCACTGGTCACCTGGAGCAGCTTTATTCCCCCGTGGGAGAGTGGCTCAGAGAGCCGCGTGCCCATCTCGCTTAGCAAAGGCGGCTGAAAGCAGACGCTCGGAGATGAGTGACGCACCCCTGTACAGGAGCACCTTGCTGTGTAGAAATAAACATGTACACTGCTTTACACagtcaaagtttctttttttttcatttataataaacTCGTTtgctgtaaaaaaagaaaaaaaggaataggggctggagcaatagaacagcgggaagggcatttgccttgcacgtggccgaccgggttcgattcccagcatcccatatggttccctgagcaccgccaggagtgattcctgagtgcagagccaggagtaacccctgtgcattgccgggtgtgacccaaaaagaaaaagaaaaagaaaaaggaaaaaaaaagaaataaaacaaaacaaaacaaaactcttgtCATTACTCCTGGGGCCCGGCAAATGCACTCTAGAAACATCCGCCAGGCCTGGGTGCAGGGCGACGGCTCCAGCGCTCCCGAGCGAACactcccaccttccccctccccacagcaGACTTGCACGTATGAGAGGGAACGATCAAGTCACCTTGACCTTCAAGAAACATTTTTCCGGGGCTGGCGCCATAGCTCTGTGGGGAAgacggggagggcgctcgcctagcccagggctgacccgggttcaatccctggcgtcccatacggtcccccaagcagtgagtcctaagtgcagagccaggcggaagCCCCGGGCGTCGCTGgctgcggccccaaaacaaagagaaaaagaaaccttcATCCTTCACAAACCTCACTGGCCAGTCTGTGAGGGTCGGGCAGTCTGTGAGGGTCCGGCCAGTCTGTGAGGGTCCGGCCAGTCTGTGAGGGTCGGGCAGTCTGTGAGGGTTCGCCCTCGTCCTGGTTCTGTTTCCTACTGAAACTGCAGCCCCCGACTGCTGAGAGTCTGCGGTGCCTCAGAGTGAGGAGACTCACGAGCAGGGGCGGGAAAAGGGGAAGGAGCCGAGTCGCCCTGGCCTGTGCCACGCTAGGCCCAACCCCGGCACCGCCAGGTCACCGC
Coding sequences within:
- the ANGPTL7 gene encoding angiopoietin-related protein 7; the encoded protein is MPRTSHRAIPWLCLFIVALATHPARPQKPPRRKTPPCCEEVAALRAQVANLSLALRGLGERQERAWGGVAAQVTELQSSAKRVAARLAAAESKYSEMHDQMGLMQLQAAQTVTQTSADALYDCSSLHRRNYRISGVYKLPADDFLGSPELEVFCDMETSGGGWTVIQRRQSGLVSFYRDWAQYRQGFGSTRGDFWLGNENIHRLSRRPTRLRVEMEDWEGSVHHAEYSHFALSDELNSYRLSLGNYSGSVGKDALGYHNNTAFSTKDKDNDNCLDPCAQLRRGGYWYNCCTDSNLNGVYYGLGEHTAHLDGISWYGWHGASYSLKRVEMKIRPENFQP